The region CCGCTGCCGAGCGCCTCGCGCAGCTCCTCGGGGTTCGTGGGGTCGAACGACTCGGCGAGCTCCTCGAGCCGGTCGATGTCGATCCGGATGCCCTCGGCGTACTCCCGCACGGAGGAGAGCACGTGCAGGCGCAGCCAGCGCGCGTGGTGGAACAAGCGGGCGTGCGCGAGCTCGCGCGCGGCCATCCAGATGCGCACCTGGTCCTCGGGGATCTCGAGCCCCTCGGCGGCGGAGCGCAGGTTGACGGGCAGGAGCGCCGCGGTGTCCTCGAGCAGCGGGAAGCCGAAGTCGCCGCCCGCGATCGTCTCGCTCGCGAGCTGGCCGACGACGTTGCCGAGCTGCATCGCGAACATCGTGCCGCCGACGTTGCGGAGGATGCGCTCGGCACCCGCGAGCATCTCCTGCGCCTCCTCGGGCGCGTGCTCCTGCATCGCGCTCGTGAGCGCGTTCGCGATGCTGTTCGCGACCGGCTCGCTCATCTCCTGCCACACGGGGATCGTCGCGTCGACCCACTGCTGGCGCGACAGCAGCGTGAGCGAGCTCGCGGCGGCGCCGATCTCGGTCGTCTCGCTCAGCCAGAGCGCGGCGAGGTCGGCCGCTTGCCGCACCGCGTCGCGCTCGGCGGTCGTCACCGAGCCGGGATCGCGCTGCACGACCGCGGCGGCCTGCCGCTGCGCCGCCGACCAGTCGATGCCGTCGTCGGTGCGGGCGAGCGCGGCCTGCAGCTGCGCCATGAGCGCCTGCAGCTGCGCCGGGTCGCTCGGCATGCCGGCGGCACCGGCGAGCCGCGACGGATCGATCGGCCCCTGGCCGGAGAGGAACTGCTGGAGCATCTCCCGCAGCTCGTCCTCGGGGCGGCGGTCCTCGGGCTCCTCAGGCATGCGACTACGCTAGCCGCAGCATGTCCGAGCCCGCCGGGTATCCGCCCAACCAGCCATCCGCCCTCCGCGAACACCGGGCTCAGCCCCGCTTCCCGGACGTGCGGCCGCGCCGCTTGCGCCGCGCCGGCTGGGTCGCCCTGGGCGTGACCGGCGTCGCGTCGCTCTCGCTCGCCTTCGTGCCCTCGCCGTACATCGTCGAGGTGCCGGGCCCGACGTTCGACACGCTCGGCGCGACGGATGCCGGTGACCTCATCGAGATCGAGGGCGCCGAGACCTTCCCGACCGAGGGCGAGCTGCGGCTGCTCACGGTCTCGCTGCTCGGCAACCCAGAGCGCCCGCTCACGTGGGTCGATGTCGCGCGGGCGTACGTCGACCCGTCGCGCGCCATCATCCCGATGGAGGCCGCGTATCCGCCCTCGGTCTCCGTGCAGGACGCGAACGAGGCCGGCCGGATCGAGATGCGCAACTCGCAGTCGGCAGCGGTCGCGGCCGCGCTCCTGCACCTCGGCGAGCCCGTCGAGAGCGACGTGCGGGTCGCGGGCGTCATCGAGGGCTCGCCCGCGGAGGGGCTGCTCGAGGAGGACGACCGCATCCTGCGCGTCAACGGCGACACCGCCTACGACGTCTACTCCATCCGCGCATCCATCGCCGCCGCCGAGGGGGCGTCGACGTTCGACATCGAGCGCGACGGCGAGCAGCTCAGCGTCGAGGTGACGCCCGTGACGGAGGGGGAGCAGCGCATCGTCGGCATCTACCCCGCGAACGAGTTCGCCTTCCCCTTCGAGGTCGACATCCAGCTGCCGAACGTCGGCGGGCCGAGCGCCGGCATGATGTTCGCGCTCGGGATCATCGACGAGCTCACGCCAGGCGCGATGACCGCCGGCACGCGCTGGGCTGGCACCGGCACGATCGCGGCGCTCGGCGAGGTCGGCGCGATCGGCGGCATCGTGCAGAAGATGCACGGCGCGGCGGGCGCGGGCGCGACCCACTTCCTCGCCCCGGCCGCGAACTGCGCCGAGGTCGTCGGCCACGTGCCCGAGGGGCTCACCGTCTTCGCCGTCTCGACGCTCGACGAGGCCGTCACCGCGATCGAGACGGTCGCCGAGCAGGGGGACACCCGCGCGCTCCCGACGTGCGAGGCGCCAGCGGGCTCGTGACGGTGCCTGGCTCATAGGACCGGCCGATAGCATGACCGCACCGCCCGCCGAGCCCCCTCTTGGAGCATCCCGACGTGTCTGACAACGCCGCCCGACCCATGCCGACGACCGCGCCGACCCGCAGGCGGCCGTCGCCGCTGCTGATCACGGTGATCGTCGTCGCCGCGCTCCTCGGAGCGTTCGTGCTCTTCTCGGGCTTCTACGCCGACATCCTGTGGTTCGACCAGCTCGGCTTCCTGCAGGTGCTGCAGACGCGCTGGCTGTCGATGCTCGTGATGTTCCTCATCGGCTTCCTCGGCATGGCGGTGCCGCTCGCCCTGAGCGTGCAGATCGCCTTCCGCTCGCGGCCCGTCTACGCGCAGCTCAACTCGCAGCTCGACCGCTACCAGGAGCTCGTCGAGCCGCTGCGCCGCGTGGGCATGTGGGCGGCCCCCGCCGTGCTCGGCCTCTTCGCGGGCATCGCCTCGGCGTCGCAGTGGGAGACGGCGCAGCTGTGGCTGCACCGGAAGCCCTTCGGCGAGACCGACCCGCAGTTCGGCTTCGACGTCGGCTTCTACGTCTTCGAGCTGCCCTTCTACCAGTCGATCGTCGGCTTCGCGCTCGCGGTGCTGTTCATCTCCCTCGTCGCGGCGCTCGCGACCTCCTACCTCTACGGCGCGATCCGCGTCACGGGCCGCGAGTTCCGCATCTCGCGCTCCGCGCGCATCCAGCTCGCCATCACGGGCGCGCTCTACATGCTCGCGCTCGGCGTCTCGATCTGGCTCGGCCAGTACGCCTCGCTCGTCATGCCCGCGCAGGGCTTCCTCGAGACCGGCGCCGGCTACACCGAGGTCAACGCGTCGATCCCGGGCGCGCAGATCATGGCGGGCATCGCCGGCCTCGTCGCGGTCTTCTTCATCATCACCGCGATCATCGGCCGCTGGCGCGTCGCGATCGTCGGCACGGCGCTGCTCATCGCGTCGTCGCTCGTCGTCGGGGTCGCCTACCCCGCGATCGTGCAGCGATTCCAGGTCGACCCGAGCGCGAGGACGCTCGAGGCCGAGTACATCCAGCGCAACATCGACGCGACCCGCGCCGCGTGGGGCGTCGACGAGATGGTCGAGACGCCCTCCGACGCGCGCACCGACGCCGAGCCCGGCGCGCTGCGGGAGGACGCGGAGACGACCGCGAACATCCGCATCATCGACCCCGCGCTCGTCACCGACGCGTTCGCGAACCTGCAGGAGTACCGCCAGTACTACGGCTTCCCCGACCAGCTCGACGTCGACCGCTACGAGATCGACGGCCAGACGACCGACACCGTGATCGCGGTGCGCGAGCTCGACCTCTCGGGCCTCGACGAGGACAGCTGGTACAACCGCCACATCGTCTACACCCACGGCTACGGCGTCGTGGCGGCGTACGGCAACCAGCGCGGCCCCGAGGGGCAGCCGGTCTTCCTGCAGGCGGGCATCCCGACCGACGGCGCGCTCGGCGACTACGAGCCGCGCGTGTACTTCGGCGAGTCGACGCCCGACTACTCGATCGTCGGCGGCCCCGAGGGCTCGCCCAACCTCGAGCTCGACTACCCGCGCTCGACCGAGGAGGGCAGCGGCAACGCGAACACGACCTTCTCGGGCGAGGGCGGTCCGAAGCTCGACGCCTTCCTCAACCGGCTCGTCTACGCGCTCAAGTTCCAGTCGGAGCAGATCATCCTCTCCGACGCGGTCAACGAGGAGTCGCAGATCCTCTACGACCGCGACCCGCGCCAGCGCGTGGGCGAGGTCGCGCCCTACCTGACGCTCGACACCGACACCTACCCGGCGGTCGTCGACGAGCGGCTCGTGTGGATCGTCGACGGCATGACGACGTCGTCGTCGTTCCCCTACGCATCCCACCGCTCGGTCGCGCAGACGATCGCCGACAGCACGAACCCGAACCCCGGGTTCACGCCGGGCGACATCGTCAACTACATGCGCAACTCGGTCAAGGCCGTGGTGGATGCGTACGACGGCTCGGTCACGCTGTACGCGTGGGACACGGAGGACCCGATCCTGCAGGCGTGGCAGGAGATCTACCCCGGCACCATCCGCCCGATGAGCGAGATGTCGGGCGAGCTCATGAGCCACGTGCGCTACCCGGCCGACATGTTCAAGCTGCAGCGCAGCATCCTCGGCGACTACCACGTCACCGACCCGGCGACCTTCTTCTCGGGCGACGACCAGTGGGCGACGCCCTCCGATCCGACGTGGTCGAGCACGCAGACGCAGGCGCCGCCGCAGCCGCCGTACTACCTGACGATGTCGGTGGACGGGCAGGACCCCGCGTTCACGCTCTACTCGACCTTCATCCCGAGGGACGGCCGCGAGGTGCTGTACGGCTACCTGTCGGTGAACGCCGACGCGGGAGGCACCGCGGGCGAGCGGCTCGACAGCTACGGGCAGCTGACGCTGCAGATGCTGCCGAAGGACCGCTCGATCCCCGGCCCCGGCCAGGTGCAGAACACCTTCGACACCGACGACCAGGTCTCGCGCGAGCTCAACCTGCTGCGCCAGGGCGCGTCCGACGTGATCAACGGCAACCTGC is a window of Agrococcus sp. Marseille-Q4369 DNA encoding:
- a CDS encoding zinc-dependent metalloprotease, giving the protein MPEEPEDRRPEDELREMLQQFLSGQGPIDPSRLAGAAGMPSDPAQLQALMAQLQAALARTDDGIDWSAAQRQAAAVVQRDPGSVTTAERDAVRQAADLAALWLSETTEIGAAASSLTLLSRQQWVDATIPVWQEMSEPVANSIANALTSAMQEHAPEEAQEMLAGAERILRNVGGTMFAMQLGNVVGQLASETIAGGDFGFPLLEDTAALLPVNLRSAAEGLEIPEDQVRIWMAARELAHARLFHHARWLRLHVLSSVREYAEGIRIDIDRLEELAESFDPTNPEELREALGSGALIPPKTPEQVEALARLETTIALIDGWVDAVTEAATARLPKRDAIAETVRRRRATGGPAEKAFGTLVGLEIRPRRLREAAAFWHAVTDAVGPEARDSLWDQADLMPGSADIDDPSRVIARLRGVGELDEMDLALQELLDDAERGDEPAQQQEAALPADDEPSPEDGDDEAQDPESTDRP
- a CDS encoding S16 family serine protease, producing the protein MSEPAGYPPNQPSALREHRAQPRFPDVRPRRLRRAGWVALGVTGVASLSLAFVPSPYIVEVPGPTFDTLGATDAGDLIEIEGAETFPTEGELRLLTVSLLGNPERPLTWVDVARAYVDPSRAIIPMEAAYPPSVSVQDANEAGRIEMRNSQSAAVAAALLHLGEPVESDVRVAGVIEGSPAEGLLEEDDRILRVNGDTAYDVYSIRASIAAAEGASTFDIERDGEQLSVEVTPVTEGEQRIVGIYPANEFAFPFEVDIQLPNVGGPSAGMMFALGIIDELTPGAMTAGTRWAGTGTIAALGEVGAIGGIVQKMHGAAGAGATHFLAPAANCAEVVGHVPEGLTVFAVSTLDEAVTAIETVAEQGDTRALPTCEAPAGS
- a CDS encoding UPF0182 family protein, giving the protein MPTTAPTRRRPSPLLITVIVVAALLGAFVLFSGFYADILWFDQLGFLQVLQTRWLSMLVMFLIGFLGMAVPLALSVQIAFRSRPVYAQLNSQLDRYQELVEPLRRVGMWAAPAVLGLFAGIASASQWETAQLWLHRKPFGETDPQFGFDVGFYVFELPFYQSIVGFALAVLFISLVAALATSYLYGAIRVTGREFRISRSARIQLAITGALYMLALGVSIWLGQYASLVMPAQGFLETGAGYTEVNASIPGAQIMAGIAGLVAVFFIITAIIGRWRVAIVGTALLIASSLVVGVAYPAIVQRFQVDPSARTLEAEYIQRNIDATRAAWGVDEMVETPSDARTDAEPGALREDAETTANIRIIDPALVTDAFANLQEYRQYYGFPDQLDVDRYEIDGQTTDTVIAVRELDLSGLDEDSWYNRHIVYTHGYGVVAAYGNQRGPEGQPVFLQAGIPTDGALGDYEPRVYFGESTPDYSIVGGPEGSPNLELDYPRSTEEGSGNANTTFSGEGGPKLDAFLNRLVYALKFQSEQIILSDAVNEESQILYDRDPRQRVGEVAPYLTLDTDTYPAVVDERLVWIVDGMTTSSSFPYASHRSVAQTIADSTNPNPGFTPGDIVNYMRNSVKAVVDAYDGSVTLYAWDTEDPILQAWQEIYPGTIRPMSEMSGELMSHVRYPADMFKLQRSILGDYHVTDPATFFSGDDQWATPSDPTWSSTQTQAPPQPPYYLTMSVDGQDPAFTLYSTFIPRDGREVLYGYLSVNADAGGTAGERLDSYGQLTLQMLPKDRSIPGPGQVQNTFDTDDQVSRELNLLRQGASDVINGNLLTLPVGGGLLYVQPVYLRSTGATSFPVLRKILVAFGDDIAFEDTLDEALDALFGGDSGAEAGDSGVDPNAEEPTEPGAEAPEADLQAQLDTALQEAVAAIQARQAAYAEGDVVAAAEAEVRLNEAVQRAVDISAEIEGTEAPEVAPEESAPAEEPATSETVAP